The genomic window CGAACGGGCGTTCTTCCTCTCCTTCCTGCGTCGGCTCATCGGGGAGGAGGATTCGCAGCGGCTCTTGCGCCTCGTCCTCCGAAAACTCGCGGAGCAGGAGGAAACGGACCGAGCCGTTCGCCAGGAAGATCGGAGGGACGGCCCGCCACAGGTGCTCGACGTGGCGGTAGGTCCGGAAGCACTGATGGTTGTTCAGGAGGAGATGGAGGACGTCGCTGCTGATCCGATCGACGAGCCCGCGCACCCCGTCGAGGGCCGACTTCCTGAGCTCGGCCAGGCAGAGGGCCGCGAGGGCGCGGGGATGGGCGAAGCAATCGGTGCGTTCCTTCTTCAGGAGGTAATCCAGGAGGGCCGACGGATCGCGGACCCGGCCGGCGAGGAACACGATGACGCGCTCCGCGGACGGGTTCCACATATGCGCGGCGAGGGTTTCCGCAACCTCCTCCGACGCGAGCGCGCACGCCGCGAGGAACTCGCCGATCGATCGATGCGCGAAGCCGAGCGCCGTATCGGGCGTGTCGGGGCCCAGGGGCACGAGGACTCCGGCCTTGAGGAGGTCCCCCAGCAGGTCCGGGCGCTGGCCCAGGGCCGGGAACTGCGGCCGCAGGGCGTCCACGTATGCGCCGACGCTCTCCCTGTCCCAGATCGTGCGATCGGCCGACTCGCGCCACATGCGGAGGGCGAGGGAGGCCAGGAAGGGCCGGAGCCGGCTCGCCTGATCCCGGGTCGGAATCTCGCGCTCCTGGCCGGGGTACGCCCAGGAGGCGGGATCGGTCCACCGCTGCACGGCATCGTCGAGGAAGTGGTCGAGCAGGTCTCCGCTCGTCTCCCACCTCGGTATCGATCCCCGCGGGATGCTCACGCTCCGTTGGATGGCCCGGCAGGCCAGGTTCAACAGTAAGGGGCAACGGAGGAGTTCGCGGAGGTCCGGGTGCAGGTCGAGCCCGCGGCGGACGGCGTCGCGATCCCGAGGCACCTCCGGTGCGAGCCATCGCTCCAGTGCCTGGTCCATCTGGAGATCGTCCAGCGCGAGGATCTCGAAGTGGTCCTCGGCGGCGACCCCGACCGGAGGGCTCACGAAGCCGGCGAACCGGGAGCTGAAGCAGAGCCTCACCTCGGGCGACTGGCGGACGAGCGTCGCGAGGTGGGCGTCCAGCCGCCGACGGAGGCCGGGGGGGAGCTCGTCGAGGCCGTCGATCGCGACCAGGCAGGCGCCCTCGCGGATCCGCGAGCCGACCCAGCGGCGGCCGGAAGGATCCAGGCCGAGGCGTGTGGCGATCATGTCGAGGAGGCTGTCCAGGCCCCTCGGGCTGTGGATGTCGGCCGGGAGCTTCTCGCCGAGCTCGAGCGCCCGCACGAAGAGGCCGAAGGGCGCGGACGTCGAGGCGGCCTCGGGCCGCGAGAGGGCCTCGATGGCCTCGTTGCAGCGGCGGGCCGTCTCGGCGAGGAGCAAGGTTGTCTTCCCGTAACCCGGATCGGCGAGGACGATGGCGTGCTTCAGGCCGGCCGCCACCTCATCCCACCCCACGATCGGCCTCGCGACCCGCTCCCGGACGGCGGCGGCGCGCTCCCTCCTCGACACCTGCACGGCCGCGTCCGATCCCTCGTCCGAGGGAAGGACGTCCAGCTCCTCGAAGCTGCCCCGGGCTCGGCGTCGCTCCATCTCCTCCCCGTCCAGGCGAGTCAGGCTCCGGGTGAGCCCCCGGGCGAGGATGAACTTCACGAGCGACCCCTCGAGGCCCGCGTAATCGGGCAGCGGCCTCCCGGCTCGCCGCCCGGCCTCCTCGAGGACGTAACGCAACTCCGCGCGGAGGAGCCGCACTACCTCGGATTGCCCGACCGCCGCGCCGCGATCGAGATCGATCGAGCTCGCCAAGTGGTCCATCAGGCCACGCTGCTCGCACCACTGGACGACGTCGAAGGCCTTGGCCGCCAGGGATGGCTTCGTCGTGATCACCTCGAGCCGGAGGCTCTCGGTGTCCTTCGCTAGGCCCCGGAGGTGCCTGACGACGAATTCCTCCAGCTCGTGTTCGGTGAACCCATCGAGGATTCGTCGATAGACGACCTCCCAGGGGCGCGGTGCGGACTGATCAGACATGGATCGTCCTCGTTCCACGATTCGGGGATCGGCGGAGGGCTCGTCCGTGCGCCCGCAGGATCGAGACGTGCCGAAGGATCGAGACGTGCCGACCCGCGCGGCCCGAGGCCGCCGGCCGATTCTATCTCGCGACGTCCGGCGGCTTCCAGGTGCAACGGCCGGCCGCTGGCGTCGCCCCGCGGGCTTCGGTCGCACGCGTAACGGCTTCGGATCGCGGCCACATCCACGGCGGCGAGAGCCTGAAGGCGAACGGGGCGATCCGCCGATCGACATCAAGAGTGTGCTGGATTTCGCCCCCTCCGTGGATCGAAAAGAGGCCGAAGAGGGCCGTCCGATGAGCCTCGCGTCTGTCCTCGTGAAGGCGTCGCGGCCTACGCCTCCGACGGGGACGCGACGACGCTTGCCGCATCATCCGCCGACTTGAGTCCCGAGGCGCCCGAGAATTATCATCGTGGCAATCACCCCTCAACGCCGATCGCGGAGGCCCGTCATGATCCGCTTCCTCGCGCCGTCCCTGTCGATCCTCCCGTTGGCCGCCGGTCTCCAGGTCCCCGCGCAGGACGTCGGCGCCGCGAGGGAGAAGCACGTGCAACGAGTGCTGTCGGTCCGGTTCTCGCCCGACGGCCGGCTGATCGCGGGGGCGGTCTGCGGCAAGGAGCGGGTGAGGGGCTGGTACGTGGAGTCCGGCCGCGTGCAGGTGTGGGACGCGGCGACAGGCAACCCGGTGAGGGCGCTGGCGAGGCCCGCCGCGGAGACGCTGTCCGGCACAGGCAACTGGACGCGG from Aquisphaera giovannonii includes these protein-coding regions:
- a CDS encoding HEAT repeat domain-containing protein, encoding MSDQSAPRPWEVVYRRILDGFTEHELEEFVVRHLRGLAKDTESLRLEVITTKPSLAAKAFDVVQWCEQRGLMDHLASSIDLDRGAAVGQSEVVRLLRAELRYVLEEAGRRAGRPLPDYAGLEGSLVKFILARGLTRSLTRLDGEEMERRRARGSFEELDVLPSDEGSDAAVQVSRRERAAAVRERVARPIVGWDEVAAGLKHAIVLADPGYGKTTLLLAETARRCNEAIEALSRPEAASTSAPFGLFVRALELGEKLPADIHSPRGLDSLLDMIATRLGLDPSGRRWVGSRIREGACLVAIDGLDELPPGLRRRLDAHLATLVRQSPEVRLCFSSRFAGFVSPPVGVAAEDHFEILALDDLQMDQALERWLAPEVPRDRDAVRRGLDLHPDLRELLRCPLLLNLACRAIQRSVSIPRGSIPRWETSGDLLDHFLDDAVQRWTDPASWAYPGQEREIPTRDQASRLRPFLASLALRMWRESADRTIWDRESVGAYVDALRPQFPALGQRPDLLGDLLKAGVLVPLGPDTPDTALGFAHRSIGEFLAACALASEEVAETLAAHMWNPSAERVIVFLAGRVRDPSALLDYLLKKERTDCFAHPRALAALCLAELRKSALDGVRGLVDRISSDVLHLLLNNHQCFRTYRHVEHLWRAVPPIFLANGSVRFLLLREFSEDEAQEPLRILLPDEPTQEGEEERPFAELLIQAFDHWSSSVRMFALEVIRVIGARVNRPDVICALSRMLEWPSDGGQELLTAGWQTAMASLGATFLDEAVQLELAKILEEPSERALERGNERISRIWRGPDYTGVPELWMAGAKYYACHAIEDLAKRARGTRFAHPSFVDRLGQILSHSEDSFVRSWTLETAAALGQTPLPEALKSPLRALVRDPVHRVKVLKTARSLPDLATDREFLAEVAEILLLGDLEEETRAEAVSTLAELRRESGDAMDALRIERLTVDPSSRVRIAAIEGLAILFARPVADEDLERLAFSLEDEDDSVRSKAVEVLGEVCRSSRDPRYFDRLRSAAMQGPRYFESYRTLLRLADNLGRLDLVDEIIEELEGPGLASSILEHWPIEELAAELAMFLDDADASLVRFLLTLKELRGDEDLRQRSSRLFAALSWNEAVLGHLYRRLVRSAAEPARDEKTLQVLDALASPHSRERETWRSILRVVEDLSHDSNPAVREYAASILGKTGPPDRKLRDSTSLALALACEETQRREDALRTLAEATEPDLSDGVIRGIFRVFEGTGIELRAETAQVIGRYHELGIRFFMDAGPEGRIWTARRVSDLSGP